The sequence TGGGCATTCAGCTGCCTATAATCCCAGATCAAACAATCAGAGAAAAATCAATTTACTAATAATTTATTACTCTTCTCAAGCTCAGCTAGGCAAAATAGTTTCAACATGGCATTCACCGTGAAGCGGTACCAAATAGACAATAGAACAGGTCATCATTACCCATTACACACCATGATTTCTTCCTCCTTAAGGTGCCACACTTCTCTCCCCTGGCAAAACAATCACCACGCCCCTAAAATTGCATGCTGCCCCCAGGTTGCTACCGTATCGTTGCGCTTCTACATCATACCCTGGGGCATCCCGGCAGGCGCGGGGGCCTTCTTGCTAGGCTTCTCCACGACGATCGCCTGGGTGGTCAGGACCATTCCGGCCACCGACGCCGCGTTCTGCAGGGCGCACCTCGTCACCTTCGCGGGGTCGATGACTCCAGCCTCAACCAGGTTCTCGTGCTTGTCGGTCATCGCGTTGTACCCAAACTCCCACTCGCTGTCCTTGATTTTTTCCACGATCACCTCCCCTTCGACTCCGGCATTGTGCGCTATCAATGATGCCGGTGCCACCAGAGCCTGCACATCACCAATGCAGTCTCGTCAGTCAGATAAATGAACAGTTAAATATGCTCCAGCTACTACTGACTTGTGAATGCTGTCAAAGTTAAAACTGACAACTGCTCTTACTTTAATAATACacagtaataataaacaaattaaCTGTTTAACACTACAAACTAAGGGGCAGCAAtttgcagtatagtcatctcatttGGAGTAATACCTTCTGAATGATATCAGCACCGAGGCGCTCCTCAGGGTCATCCAGCTTCTCCTTGATGGCTGGTACGAATGTCGACAGGTGAACATAGGCCGCACCACCTCCAGGTACTATACCTTCCTCAATGGCCGCAAAAGTTGCATTCTTGGCATCCTCTATGCGGAGCTTGCGGTCCTCGAGCTCCGTCTCGGTTGCAGCTCCAACCTTGATCACAGCAACTCCACCAGAGAGCTTTGCTATTCTCTCCGCCAGCTTCTCAGAATCATATGTCGAGTCTGTCTGAGAAAGCTCTCTCTTCAGCTGTGCAATTCTAGCCTGGATCTCATCCTTGGTGGCAACATCTGCTATTATGGTTGTGGATGACCCGGAGATTGTCACCTTCCTGGCTATGCCGAGCTGCTCCACTGTTGTCTGCTCGATCAGTTGCCCAAGATCTTTGGCTTGAAATTCAGCACCTGTTAAAACAAAGGAGAGATGAATATATTCCAGATTATAGAACATTAAAGAGCTGGAATATAAGTTGCAGAGCAAACAAGGGTTGTTTTTGTTTAACTTCTGAACTGAAAACTTGCAGGTATAATGAAATCGATATTGTTTCTATCACCTAGCACCACTCCTATCAATACAAAAGGTGGTATTCAAAATACTATAGCTTGTTAGAATTAGAAAGCAAAGAACAGATTAATTTTCCATATTCTACCCAGTACAATAGGTATGTGTATACCTAAGAGACCAAGACTATGTTACAGTCAAACGTAAGCTAAAAAGAGACGGGGGAGACAGGGAGAGAAATATTGTAGGAATAGCAAGATAAAGTATTCGACTGAGAAAAAAGAGCTTTTGGTATACAAAGACGAGCATCATGAGAATAAAAATCAAAGGCCAATCAACCTAGCAGAAACTAGTCTCACCTGTAACAATGGCAATGTCCTGAAGGAGAGCCTTGCGCCTTTCACCAAAACCGGGAGCTTTAATCGCAGCTACATTCAGAATTCCTCTAAGCTTGTTGACAACTAGAGTTGCCAAAGCCTCACCAGATACATCCTCTGCAATTATGAGAAGTGGTGCTCTCAACTGCGTAGTTTGCTCCAACAAAGGAAGGATTTCTTTAATCGAGGAAATCTTCTGATCAGTGACAAGAACTCGAGCGTTTTCAAACTCAACAACCGACTTCTCAGAGTTTGTGACAAACTGAGGAGAGATGTATCCTCTGTCAATCTGTACAAATGGGTGAAACCAGTCAACACTTCAGCATCACGGAAAAAAGTAATGTACATATTCAACCACACATAGGAATAAGCAAGATAGAAGTGCTTAGTTTGGGTGCTTACCTCCATTCCTTCTTCAACTTCAACAGTAGTCTCAAACGACGATGATGATTCAATGGAGAGGACACCGTCAGGGCCAACCTTGTTAATGGCCTCCACAATCATGGTCCCAATAAAGTCATCGTTTCCAGCAGATATGGCAGCAATAGCTGAAATGGAAGAGCAAAGAGTTTTACAATATATTCCTTCCTTGTACAGAGAGCAAGCTGTCAGGGCCACTTTAGATGAAAGCATCGAAATCATCATCATTATAAAGCTGTGTCTCACCTTTAATGTCCCCACTGCCCTTCACAGGCCTTGACTTCTTCTCGAGTTCCTCAACTAAACTCTGCACAGTCTTATCTATGCCCTTCTTAATTGATACTGGATTTGCCCCTGAGGTAACACTCAACAGCCCCAATTTTATGATCTCGCGAGCCAGAACAGATGCGGTCGTGGTCCCATCACCCGCTGAGTCATTTGTCTTGCTAGCAACCTTGCATTtgacagataaaaaaatgtgtaaGGTAATGAATCAAGTGATGATTAATTTTTCTCATCCGGAAAACACATATTGGTTTTGATTTGTGCATGAGAGAGAACATGAACATAATGCTTACTTCACGAATCAAAGCAGCACCAGCATTCTCCATGGGATCAGCAAGCTCAATAGCCCGAGCAATCGTAACACCGTCGTTAACCACTTTGGGGCTGCCAAACTCATCCAAAACGACATTCCTTCCTGCAATAAAACCAAAGCAATGAGTAGAGGTCAGGGGAAGAACCAGCGAGCCTTGCACAAGCAGAGTAAAAAAATCACACCGATATACATATGTACCAATTGACCAGAAATTCCCAAAGGAAGGCACACCAAAATAACACATCAGAACCTACAAAGCCATACTAACATCACTAGTTTGTGGTTGAATGTGACAGGCCCAAAGCATACACTTGACATCAGCATAAATCTGAAATATTCAATTTTGCACATAAACTAAACCTCTAAAGGAGTGGAAGCATACATTGACCCTTACCAATCCTAAATCTAGAAATTTGTACATCAACTAAAAAATCATAAAACATCCCCTCAATCTGATTTGTGGTAGAGGCTGCATATCTCTCATGTACTAGTAGCACTAATCATTAGAAGACCAGTATGCTGCCAAGTTCCGGCATCATCCAAAAACAGATTCGTGGTGCGCTAGAGACAAGAGCCGACAGCGACATGGGAAGCTTTGACCAAAGGGAAGTGGGGGATCATGCGCGCAACCTCTGGGGCCGAGGGTgacgccgacggcggcggcgagcttctcgACGCCGGCCTGGAGGGCGGAGCGCGAGGCCTGGTCGAAGGCGATGTCCTTGGCGGAGGCGCGCACCACCGACACCGAGCGCGCGCGGCGCCCGGGGAGCGGCCTGGCCGCCGCCGACGGCCTGGTTGACCTCCCGTCCCTCTGCCGCAGGCAGGAGCAAGAAAAAGGGGTCAGCTTTTAAAAGGAACACAAGAAGAAGAGACGGCGGCCGCCGGCGGAACgaggagaaagaaagaaagaaagaaagagattgGATGGATCAGGGTACCTGGAGGGCGGCGGAGCCCCTGAGGAGGGAGGCGGAGCCGGTTGTGGGGATGGTCGCCATGGATGGGGTGGGTCTAGCTAGCTAGGGCTTTTCTGGATGGGGGCGAGCGGCGGCTGCGGTGAGGGGGCGGAGGAACAGAGGAGGGAGCaggggagggaggagaggggaacCTTGTTGAGGGTTTGTGAAGATTCTAGAACGTTGCGGCCACCCACCCAACCAACCCACCCCGTGCATGTCTCATGTGTGCACTCGGCCGGCTCAAACAAAACCAACAAACagctctcattttttatttattcatCAACTATCAAGGTAGTACAaaaacaccagaaataaaaattacatccagattcatatAGACCAtttagcgacgactacaaacaaCTCTCTCCTGCTCTGTTCTATTGTAGATGAACTTAAATTTAGCAAAATCAAGGGTCTAATCAAATAAATTTAGCTGTGCTAACTAGGGGTTATGCGCGCTGCACTGAAAACCTCGGATTAGTTCTAGGGAAATTTGACAGAATGACACGCCTTCGTTTAGTTTTGACAAAATGGCACCCCTCCCGCCCGGAATGACATGGGTGGTCTGGGGCCACCCGTCAATGACACAAGACATGTTAACCCCCC comes from Triticum aestivum cultivar Chinese Spring chromosome 5B, IWGSC CS RefSeq v2.1, whole genome shotgun sequence and encodes:
- the LOC123114473 gene encoding ruBisCO large subunit-binding protein subunit alpha → MATIPTTGSASLLRGSAALQRDGRSTRPSAAARPLPGRRARSVSVVRASAKDIAFDQASRSALQAGVEKLAAAVGVTLGPRGRNVVLDEFGSPKVVNDGVTIARAIELADPMENAGAALIREVASKTNDSAGDGTTTASVLAREIIKLGLLSVTSGANPVSIKKGIDKTVQSLVEELEKKSRPVKGSGDIKAIAAISAGNDDFIGTMIVEAINKVGPDGVLSIESSSSFETTVEVEEGMEIDRGYISPQFVTNSEKSVVEFENARVLVTDQKISSIKEILPLLEQTTQLRAPLLIIAEDVSGEALATLVVNKLRGILNVAAIKAPGFGERRKALLQDIAIVTGAEFQAKDLGQLIEQTTVEQLGIARKVTISGSSTTIIADVATKDEIQARIAQLKRELSQTDSTYDSEKLAERIAKLSGGVAVIKVGAATETELEDRKLRIEDAKNATFAAIEEGIVPGGGAAYVHLSTFVPAIKEKLDDPEERLGADIIQKALVAPASLIAHNAGVEGEVIVEKIKDSEWEFGYNAMTDKHENLVEAGVIDPAKVTRCALQNAASVAGMVLTTQAIVVEKPSKKAPAPAGMPQGMM